CCGTATTCCGTTTTTCAGATAATCTGACAACCCGGATCGGCCGTCAGCTGGAACAGATCAGGGAGCGGGATGGAATGGATTGGCTGTATATTGAAAACACCGGAACAAAAGGGATTAAAATCCTCATTCCTTCCCAGGTGGGAGCCCAGCCCTTTTTCAATTCAGCATCAGATGAAATCAACCCCAATTTTTATCCCTATCTGGCCCAGCTTGTGAGTCTGATTAACGAAACAGACCTTCCCCTGCTGGAAACGATGTACCGGGAACAGATTGCCCGGATTGAATCCTATGGATACCACATCGATACGGATATCCGGATTGAAGGACATTCAGATCAGCAGTCGATACGAACACAACGGTTTTCGGATAATTGGGATCTGTCCACTGCCCGGGCGTATCAGGTCATGCAATATCTGCAAAACCGTCTGCCTGTGCCGGAGGATTATTTTTCCATTGCAGGATACGGTTCCTTTCATCCTCTGCATGATGTGAAAAAATGGGATGAGAACCGCCGGGTTGAAATATATATTAAGGTGAATATGACAAACAGGCGCCACAGGATATCATGAAACTTTTTTCCACACGGCAGGATGCATTATCCAGTCGGGAAAAGGCTGTTCGTTCCGGTTGGATTCTCTCTTTTGGTGATATCATGACCCTTTTGTTGACATTTTTCATCATGATGATTGCCCGCCAGTCCGGTGAAATCAGCCGGATCCATAAATGGACCCATGACCGGCTGGAAGAATCCGGCCGGGAAATCCGATCAGTCATTGAAAAGCAGGATTTATCAGCCTTTACCGTGAACTATCATTCAAAAGGCGTACAGATTACCATCAGTGGTGAATCCCTGTTTGATCCGGGAAAGGCAGAACCCCTTCCGGAGTTTAGGCGTCAACTGACAGATCTGTCCCACGCGATTCGTACCCTGGATATTTTGGACTTAACTCAGACGGAACATGGGCAGTTACTCCGGGAGTTGCGGGAAAACGGTCTGGCCTGGCAGGTGGAAATCCGTATAGAGGGTCATACGGATAACGTCCCCTTGGGTCCAAATGTCAAGTTTAGGGACAACTGGGAACTAAGTGCTGCCCGGGCACAGAGTGTGATGCGGATTTTACATCAGGAAACAGGAATTCCTGAAGAACGTTTTGCCGTGGCCGGCTTTGGTGAGTTTAACCCTGTGGCGTCCAACGAGACCGAATCGGGGAGAAACCAAAACCGGCGTGTAGAAATCTATATTGATGCTTCCATTCAAAAAATTCAGTAATCTATCGGCAGGACATTTCGTACAATCTTCCAACAAAAACAGATCAGGAGACTTATGGAACTTGGATTCATCGGTGTAAAATTTTCAGGAAAAAGCACCCTCTTTGAACTACTCACAGGAAATCATTTTGAAATCCTCCGGTCCGGCCTGGCAGAATCCCGTCGGGGCAGAGTGGTGGTTCCTGATCCCCGTGTAGATACTCTTTCAGAGATTTTCAAGCCGAAAAAAACAACACACGCCACATTCAATTGTATTGATATTATGGGTATCCCATCGGGGAATCGGCACGATACATCCTCGAAATATCTGGAGGCAGTCCGTCAGGTGGACGGTCTGGTGGCTGTTATCCGGGTTTTTGAAGGTTATGGGGACGACGGGAAAGCTGTAACTATCGATCCTCCTGGCGAAATCCGGCACCTGGAAGAGGAAATTCAATTTGCCGACCTGGTGGTTGCCGAAAGCCGCCTTGAGAAAGTAGAACATCTGAAACAGCGGGGAGCCCCCCAGTATGATAAGCATGAACATGACATTCTGATACGATGCAAAGAAGCATTGGATGGTGGAATACCGATTCGGGAGATTTCATTTACCGAGGAAGAAGAAAAGCGAATCCGGGGATTTCAGTTTTTATCAGCCAAGCCTTTTCTGGCGGTTTTAAATTGCAGTGAGATCCGGTACCAGGAACGGGATGTATATATTCGTAAGGTAAAAGAAACATTTCCGGATATGGCTGTAACCGCCGTGTCTGCACTGTCTGAAAAGGAAATTCAGGAATTGGAGGAAAAAGACCGGGCGCTGTTCATGGAGGAACTGGGGATCGACGAACCGGCCATCCATCATGTGATTCGCGCAGCTTATGAAGGGCTGGGATTATTAAGTTTTTTCACGGTTGGGGAAGATGAGGTCAGAGCCTGGACGCTCCGGCAGGGACTCACGGCACCTGCAGCAGCCGGTGTGATACACTCCGATCTGGAAAAGGGATTTATCCGGGCGGAAGTCATTTCCTATGATGTGTTTATGGAAACCCAATCCATGACGAAAGCAAAAGCAAATGGTCAGATCCGCCTGGAAGGAAAGGATTATGTTGTACAGGATGGTGATATATTAAATATTCGATTTAACGTATAGGATAAACCATGGCCAGACCGCAAAAAAACAGACATGTTAAAAATCCACCCCGTTTCGGACAGTTCAAACCCCTGGGAATTCCTTCACGGCAACTGGATGAACTGATTCTCTCCCTGGATGAGTATGAAGCACTCCGGCTTGCTGATGGAGAGGGATATGATCAGTCCCAGGCAGCGGATCTGATGGGCATTTCGCGCCCTACCTTTACAAGGTTGATTGAAAACGCCAGACATAAAATGGCGGAATTCCTTGAAAAAGGTCCTCTCCTTACAATCGATGGAGGTGCCGTACACTTTCTGAAGGATCAGTGGTGGTGCCGAAAATGCGGCCATGCCTTCAGTGGCGAGCTGGTAACCCATCCTGGTCAATGCCCCCAATGTGGCAGTACGGATCTCCACTCCCTGGCAGAACGGTACGGACACGGTAAATGTTGCCGGAATTTATCCGATGATTTTTAAGAAGGTAATACTTCATCCTTTTTTCTATGTGAGTATCTCTATAAGTCCATGCAATTGTTATAACCTACACAATGACTGAGATGGATAGATGATGTTTGAATTTTAACCATTATTCACTGACTCACATATATGATTAATAATATTATCTTGCATTGTGTCGCATTTCGGTGTATTTTACCCCCGGGGTGGGGGGCCTCACCTAAGCGAAATCATATATCGGATTTTTCTTATAATCTCATATTCTGATCAGCAAAAGAATCTAATCAATCATTAATAAGAAATTGGAAGCTGGAAGATGTAGGGACAGGCTGTGGCCTGTCCGAAGTTGGCGTCGCTACGCTCCTGATCGTTGGTTCAGGAGTTCAATGGTTCAGGGGTTCATGGGCTCAGGGGCTCAAGGGTTCAAGGGTTCGGTGGTGGTGGTACAGGTTCCGACTTCCGACTGTTGACTGAAAAAGTGACGAGTAACGCGTGATGCGTGACAAGTGGTCCAATCGAATCAATCGAATCAATCCCTCCAATCTCCGCGTCACTGTCCACTGCCGACTGTTGACTGCCGACTGTCCACTTTCGACTGAAAAAGTGACGCGTAACAAGTAACGTGTGCGAGTGGGTTTAGGGGACAGGCTTTTGTTGACGGGAAAGATATTGGATCAGGCCGATAGTCCTGTTTTTGATTTCAAGTGATTATTCCAAACTATTTTATACAATTAACTAAGTTATACTAATAAATATTACAAAAAATAAAAATTATCCCACAAAAACCACTTGTTACTCGTCACACGTTACGCGTCACCGCCCCGCCCCATTTCACAGGGCAGGCAATCCCCCAATCCAATCAATCTATTCAATCGACTTTTTGACTTTCGACTTTCGACTGATGACTGTCCACTGTCGACTGAAAAAGTAACGCGTGACTGCACTTGCCCCATTTCACAGGGCAGGCAATCAAACCAATCATTCAATCGAATCAATCTCCCCAATCCCCCCAACCTCTCCGCGCCCTCCGCGGGAATGCCCAAAATAAACCCTGCCTCTCTGCGCCCTCTGCGGGAGGAATCAACTCCAAACTCATAACTCCAACTCAATACTCATCACTCATCACTCATCACTCAATTTATCATTCATCATTCATCATTCATAATTCCAAAATAAATCCTCCCACCGGCATGGTCTGGTATTGCAATATTTTCTCAATACTCCCATCCTCTCCATAGGAATATTCCCATATATTTTCCCGGTTGAAGACATTCTGGATATTCAAATATGATGTTAAATGGGCATTCTTAAAATGGACCTTCCACTGAAGAGAAAGGTCAAAACGCTGATAATCAGGATAACGCTCGGTATTGTAGTGGTTTTCGTCCACATACCACCGCCGGAGTTCAGGATAATAGGAACGTTTTGTATAGGGACGCCCACCGGTGTAACGGTAGCGGACACTGATAATGAATTCATCGGCATTAAAGGTAAGGATTTTCATGGGAATGCTCCAGGAATCCTCTTTTATCAGTTTGTATCCGCCGACAAGATTGGCAACGTGACGGAAATCGTAGGAACTGTGATACCACTCTTCATACCGGGGATCCCACAATTCGGATCTGGAAAAGGAATAGCTGGCAATGGCATACCAGCGTTCAAACATTTTTTTATGAAAGAAAAATTCAATACCGCGGGCTTTTCCCTTTCCTTCGGAAAGATAGTAAAGGTCTGTGTCGGTTGTGTCTTTCCCTGGATTCAGACGTGTTGAAGGCAAAGCCAGATCGGCATACCCTTTATAAAATATTTCTGTGGAAAATTTCATGTCATCTGCCGGGTAGAATTCAATTCCGGCTATCACATGATCTGAATATTTACTGTTCAGTGCCGGTTGATTTTCATCCTCATTGGTCATGTTGTGGTAGTAAAACGGAGTTTGATAATGTCTGCCGGCTCCGGCATTCAAATACATCCGGGGACCTACCCTGTATGAAAGTCCCAGCCGGGGGGCCCAGGTGAGTGTGTGCCCCATCGTAAAATAATCAGCACGTAATCCGGCAATGATTTTAAGTCGCTCCAGGGGGTGAAAAGTCATTGAGACAAAGCCGTAACCCTTCTGTTCATGCCGGTCTTCTGAAGATGTATTGTAATCGTAGGTTCTGAATATGCCACGGATAGAATCCCCCTCGTAAAAGAAAAGGGTATCAGGCCATGACACAGATTGGTAGTCCAGATGAACGTTCTTTATCTGCCCGCCAAACTGAATATCTGTCAAAGGTGAAAAGGCTTTGGATACATAGAGTTTAAGAGCCGTTTCTCCCTCAGCAAATTTTGAATTGGCAAAGTCTGTCCTGTGCCCTGGTGATGTATAGCGCTCCACATCATAGCGGTAATCCAGCTGATTCCGGTAAAGTGTCAGCTTACTGTACATATTTTTATTCCAGGTTGTGAGAAGGGTGCCTCCAGTTGCGTAGGTTTCGTTTTCCGTATAGACATACTCTGCTCCACGGCTCCAGGCATCATTTTCATCGGCATCAATTTCTATATGATCCCGGCCATATACCCCGTTTACGATCAGGCGGTGTTTTGACGAAAGGCGGTAAACCGCTTTACCCTGGGTGTTCCAGTAATAGGGAATGGCCATCAGACCGGTATTCTGTATCACAAGATCCAGAAAGCTCTTGTGAAATGTCAACAGATAGGACCCTTTTTCCTGAATCGGACCTTCCAGGGCTGATCCGATGCCGGACATTCCCATGTCGATGTAAAACTGAGGGTGATTTGTGGATCCTTCCCTGAATTTGATGTTCATCACGGATGAAGCTTTGTCGCCGAACTGTGCCGGAAAAGCGCCGGCGTAAAAATCGATGGACTGGACGAACTCCGCATTAATCAGATTAACGGGTCCTCCTCCGGTTCCAGGTTGACCGAAATGATTGGGGTTGGGGATTTCAATGTCATCAATGATGAAAAGGTTTTCTCCCAAAAGTCCGCCACGGACTATGATTTCATTCATCTGGTCGGATGTGTTGGAAACAGAGGGCAGAACCTGTACACTCCGTTGGATATCTCCCTGACTGGCCGGATCTGTCCGGATCTCTCCCAGATCTATGGTCCGTTCACTGACAACAGCCCCCTTCGATTTTTCAAAAGCCGGTGCGGTGACTGTGATGGCATCCAATGACACGGCTTCCGTCACCAGTTCCACGTTCAGATGTGTCTGATTGCCTGCGTGGACTTCCACATTGATTTTAGAGATATCCCGGTATCCTATCATAGAAAAGCGAAGGACATAGCTGCCGGCTGGTATATCCGTCAGACGGTAATATCCCTCTTCATCAGTCATGGTTCCCCATTCCGTATCCAAAACCATCACATTGACACCTGCCAGGGGTTGGGCTGTTTTTTGATCTGTCACCTGTCCCTGAATGTGACCACGACGAGGATCAGCCCCCAGGGTGTGAACACATACCATGATCATCAGCAGAATCACCTTTTTCAGCATTTTGTCTTCCTCCATTTTTCAGAACGGGGAGAATATAAGCATTTCATATAAACTTAGTAGTTGATGTGGTTCACGTGAAAAAGGATGTCAGCCTTTAAATCTGTAAAATTTGTTTAATAAACGGCAGGAATCCCTTATTTTTAACCGTTATAATAATGATGGATTTCAGGGATGAAATACAGTGAGGTGTTGAAAAATGACCACTTATCTTGAAAAAATTCAGCTTGATTTAAAAAATGCCATGAAAGACCGGGATACCGTGCGTACCCGGACTTTGCGAATGCTCCTGTCCAAATTGAAAGAAAAACGCATTGAA
This window of the Candidatus Neomarinimicrobiota bacterium genome carries:
- a CDS encoding flagellar motor protein MotB, which gives rise to MGHITFDRDGWKLIYASLLTGVLAFFLLFVSRATHEATSVFRFSDNLTTRIGRQLEQIRERDGMDWLYIENTGTKGIKILIPSQVGAQPFFNSASDEINPNFYPYLAQLVSLINETDLPLLETMYREQIARIESYGYHIDTDIRIEGHSDQQSIRTQRFSDNWDLSTARAYQVMQYLQNRLPVPEDYFSIAGYGSFHPLHDVKKWDENRRVEIYIKVNMTNRRHRIS
- a CDS encoding OmpA family protein gives rise to the protein MKLFSTRQDALSSREKAVRSGWILSFGDIMTLLLTFFIMMIARQSGEISRIHKWTHDRLEESGREIRSVIEKQDLSAFTVNYHSKGVQITISGESLFDPGKAEPLPEFRRQLTDLSHAIRTLDILDLTQTEHGQLLRELRENGLAWQVEIRIEGHTDNVPLGPNVKFRDNWELSAARAQSVMRILHQETGIPEERFAVAGFGEFNPVASNETESGRNQNRRVEIYIDASIQKIQ
- the ychF gene encoding redox-regulated ATPase YchF translates to MELGFIGVKFSGKSTLFELLTGNHFEILRSGLAESRRGRVVVPDPRVDTLSEIFKPKKTTHATFNCIDIMGIPSGNRHDTSSKYLEAVRQVDGLVAVIRVFEGYGDDGKAVTIDPPGEIRHLEEEIQFADLVVAESRLEKVEHLKQRGAPQYDKHEHDILIRCKEALDGGIPIREISFTEEEEKRIRGFQFLSAKPFLAVLNCSEIRYQERDVYIRKVKETFPDMAVTAVSALSEKEIQELEEKDRALFMEELGIDEPAIHHVIRAAYEGLGLLSFFTVGEDEVRAWTLRQGLTAPAAAGVIHSDLEKGFIRAEVISYDVFMETQSMTKAKANGQIRLEGKDYVVQDGDILNIRFNV
- a CDS encoding DUF134 domain-containing protein; translation: MARPQKNRHVKNPPRFGQFKPLGIPSRQLDELILSLDEYEALRLADGEGYDQSQAADLMGISRPTFTRLIENARHKMAEFLEKGPLLTIDGGAVHFLKDQWWCRKCGHAFSGELVTHPGQCPQCGSTDLHSLAERYGHGKCCRNLSDDF
- a CDS encoding carboxypeptidase regulatory-like domain-containing protein: MLKKVILLMIMVCVHTLGADPRRGHIQGQVTDQKTAQPLAGVNVMVLDTEWGTMTDEEGYYRLTDIPAGSYVLRFSMIGYRDISKINVEVHAGNQTHLNVELVTEAVSLDAITVTAPAFEKSKGAVVSERTIDLGEIRTDPASQGDIQRSVQVLPSVSNTSDQMNEIIVRGGLLGENLFIIDDIEIPNPNHFGQPGTGGGPVNLINAEFVQSIDFYAGAFPAQFGDKASSVMNIKFREGSTNHPQFYIDMGMSGIGSALEGPIQEKGSYLLTFHKSFLDLVIQNTGLMAIPYYWNTQGKAVYRLSSKHRLIVNGVYGRDHIEIDADENDAWSRGAEYVYTENETYATGGTLLTTWNKNMYSKLTLYRNQLDYRYDVERYTSPGHRTDFANSKFAEGETALKLYVSKAFSPLTDIQFGGQIKNVHLDYQSVSWPDTLFFYEGDSIRGIFRTYDYNTSSEDRHEQKGYGFVSMTFHPLERLKIIAGLRADYFTMGHTLTWAPRLGLSYRVGPRMYLNAGAGRHYQTPFYYHNMTNEDENQPALNSKYSDHVIAGIEFYPADDMKFSTEIFYKGYADLALPSTRLNPGKDTTDTDLYYLSEGKGKARGIEFFFHKKMFERWYAIASYSFSRSELWDPRYEEWYHSSYDFRHVANLVGGYKLIKEDSWSIPMKILTFNADEFIISVRYRYTGGRPYTKRSYYPELRRWYVDENHYNTERYPDYQRFDLSLQWKVHFKNAHLTSYLNIQNVFNRENIWEYSYGEDGSIEKILQYQTMPVGGFILEL